The Saccharolobus shibatae B12 genomic interval TAAATTAGAGGATAGGCAAGTAGATTTGACAGATTGGATAAGCTTCGTTAATAACATAAAAGGAATAAATAGTAAAAAGACCATTAATATTGCACTAGTTGGAAAGTACACAAAGCTAAAGGATAGTTACATAAGTATCAAGGAAGCGATTTATCATGCTTCAGCTTACTTAGGAGTAAGGCCTAATCTTATATGGATAGAATCGACTGATTTGGAAAAGGATTCCAAGAATTTAGATGAGGTATTAGGGAATGTAAATGGAATCATAGTTTTACCTGGATTTGGAAGTAGAGGAGCTGAAGGTAAGATTAAGGCTATAAAGTACGCTAGAGAACGTAATATACCGTTCTTGGGTATATGCTTTGGTTTTCAACTATCTATTGTAGAATTCGCTAGGGATGTTTTAGGTCTTAGTGATGCTAATTCTACTGAAATTAATCCAAATACTAAGGATCCAGTTATTACTTTACTAGACGAGCAAAAAAATGTAACTCAACTTGGAGGGACTATGAGGCTAGGAGCCCAGAAGATTATAATAAAAGAAGGGACAATTGCCTATCAGTTATATGGTAAAAAGGTTGTATATGAAAGGCATAGACATAGATATGAAGTAAATCCTAAATATGTTGATTTACTAGAAGATGCAGGATTAGTAGTTTCTGGTATTAGTGAAAATGGTTTGGTTGAAATTATAGAGTTACCTTCTAATAAGTTCTTTGTAGCAACTCAAGCTCATCCAGAATTTAAGAGCAGACCAACAAATCCATCTCCTATATATCTAGGCTTCATTAGGGCTGTTGCTACTCTTTAAAACTATTATAATTTTATCATATTTGGCTTTTATAATCTTTTTTATTCCTTTTATTCCATTCTGATACTCGACTTCAACCAAACCTAGATTTTCAAGTTCAGAAATATGTGAGCTTATGTTTCCCTTACTCATATTAAGTTTTTCAGTGAGCTCTGATATGCTCATTGGCATTATTGAAACCAGTTGCAGTATATTTATTCTAGTCATTGTAGATAACGCCTTAGAAATTTCGTAGATTTTCTCTGGATCATCGATTACTAGCTCCATAAATATTAGCTTCTAATTGCTAACTCTAATAAACAATAATGCATATATGCCAGCAAGTTAAAGCTTACAAGATAAAATTTAAATTAGAAAATAGAGGGATGATATTGTGCAAGCAAAAGTAGAAAATCCGTTGAAGAGTTTAAGAACGGCAATAAATAGGATCGTGCTGGTAAAACTTAAGGACGGCTCAGAGTACATTGGAAAACTAGAACAAACTGACGGAACTATGAATTTAGTATTAAGAGATTGTACTGAAATTAGAGAAGGTACTTCTGAACCAGTAGCAAAATATGGTAGGGTACTTATAAGAGGTAGCAATATATTATTCATTAGTGTTGACTATGAGACAGTTATGAATAGTGAGAAATAAGATTTAAATTAGTATATTTGTTTGAGGAACCTATAATGAGAAACATAAATGTCCAGTTAAATCCCCTCTCAGATATAGAGAAACTTCAAGTAGAATTAGTAGAGAGAAAAGGACTAGGACATCCAGATTATATTGCAGATGCAGTTGCTGAAGAGGCTAGCAGAAAGCTTTCATTGTATTATCTCAAAAGATATGGTGTGATTTTACATCATAATTTAGATAAAACATTAGTAGTTGGAGGGCAAGCTACGCCTCGTTTTAAAGGTGGGGATGTAATACAGCCAATATATATTATAGTAGCAGGCAGAGCTACAACAGAGGTAAAAACGGAAAGTGGAATAGAGCAAATACCTGTAGGTACTATCATTATAGAAAGCGTAAAAGAGTGGATAAGAAATAACTTTAGATATCTTGATGCAGAAAAACACCTCATAGTTGACTATAAGATAGGTAAAGGGTCAACTGATTTAGTAGGCATATTTGAAGCTGGCAAGAGAGTTCCGCTATCCAATGATACGAGTTTTGGAGTAGGTTTCGCTCCATTCACTAAGTTAGAAAAACTAGTCTATGAAACGGAGAGACATTTGAACTCAAAACAATTCAAAGCAAAATTACCTGAGGTAGGAGAGGACATAAAGGTCATGGGGTTAAGGAGAGGGAATGAGGTTGACCTTACGATAGCAATGGCAACAATTAGTGAACTAATAGAAGACGTTAATCATTATATTAATGTAAAAGAACAAGTAAAGAACGAAATCCTAGATCTAGCATCAAAGATAGCACCAGACTATGATGTAAGAATTTATGTTAACACTGGGGATAAGATAGATAAGAATATACTTTATTTAACAGTGACTGGTACTTCTGCTGAACATGGGGACGACGGAATGACAGGGAGAGGAAATAGAGGTGTTGGGTTAATAACACCAATGAGGCCTATGTCATTAGAAGCTACTGCTGGAAAGAATCCCGTTAATCATGTTGGTAAATTGTATAACGTTTTAGCTAATCTTATAGCTAATAAAATAGCTCAAGAAGTAAAGGATGTGAAATTCTCGCAAGTTCAAGTTCTTGGACAAATAGGAAGACCAATAGACGATCCTTTAATAGCTAATGTTGATGTAATTACTTATGACGGAAAACTTAATGACGAGACTAAAAATGAAATAAGCGGAATTGTAGACGAAATGTTAAGTTCATTTAATAAGTTAACTGAACTAATATTAGAAGGAAAAGCTACTCTCTTTTAACCTTTTATTTCTATATTCATCAATTATTCTTTTTATATCAATATCCTTAGATCTTTCTATTTGTAGTTCTTTCCGTAATACTTCCAGATCATTCAAGACTTGTTTATCTAATATTATAATCTCCTTATCTACATATTCTGCTATCTCATTGTTAACTTTTTCCTCCCCAATGTAAATGTTATTTCCATCAAAGGTTATACCATTAACTTTACTATTCCTCTTAACGACTATTACTTTTCCATTTAATAGATTATATAGCACTTCCTTTAGTTTCTCAATTTGTTTCTCGTCATAACGTAATTTATTCTCAAGTTCATTTATCACCTTGTATGCATTCTGTAGGTTTAGATTTAGCTCGTAAATCTTCCTGTCCCTCTCCACTTCTTTATTAATATGCAGTTTAATGTCGTCAATCTTCCTTATTAATGAATCCCTTTCATTAATGAGATTATAAATTATCCTCTTATAATGCATTAGTTCCGACTTTAGCCTTTTATTTTCCTCTTCTAATTTAGTTAATTTATTTACATTTTGAGTAGTATCTTTTTCCTTTTGTTTCTCCTCTATTTTATTATTATCATCTTTTCTGATAATTTTTTCAATTTCCTTTTCTACACATTCAGATACCGTAGTACCAAATATTACGCAATCATAAATACGATTTTCGTCTATTACATCAATATCTAATCTACTGATGAAACTCTCAATTTGCCTTAATTTGCTTTCTATCTCATTATATGCCTTTAAAGCAGCAGCTAATGAGTCTCTAATATGGGGATTATCTATTTTTAGCTTATGTAGCTTAGAGTACTCGTCAATAAGTCTTTGTTTTTCATCTATGCTTAGACTTTTTTCCGGGATAAATATTTTAGCGTTAAATTTACTAGCGATCTTTTTTACAGTGTCTGGCAATGGATTGACATCAGTCGCTACTATTATTGCTTTTCCCTCTTTAGAGATTAAGGAGACGATTTCATCTCTATCGATGTTTCTTCTTGATATTAATAGAATTGGTCTGCCATAAATATCAATTATTGATAGGCCAACTTCTGTACCAGGATCTATTCCAACAATTAATCTTCTTTCAGTTCTTTTATCCTTAAATTCAATCTTATTTTTATATATTGGCTTAATATCTACTACTACGTCATGGCCTTTCATTTTTCTTATAATTCCATAGAGTCTTTCTCTAGGAGTATAAACTATGAATACTGCTCCCTCAATTCCAGCTCTGGACCTCCTCACTATCATATCGTAATCAAATCCTTTCATGTCAAGTTTTTCCTTTATCTCCTTAGCTACTCGAAGAAGGGTTCCTCTAATATATCTTTTATATCTATTTTGACTCATTCCTCCTGGGCCTAATGCTCTTCCCCTTGACACTACTATTTTAGTACGTTTTTCTTCAATTTTTATACTAGTTCCATATCCTTTTAAAACTAATAACGCATCTAAATATGCAGTTTTTTGTGGTGATAATTTTCCTTGTACTTCGTACCCTATTTCCCTAGCTAATTCCTTTATTTGTTTAAATTCTCCATTATGATATGTGACTTGAACGATGTTAGTATTTTGGGGTAATAGTTTCACGATATTAATGATCTCTTTATCACTTTCTCCTAATTCGTAAATATTGTCAGTCGCTAATATATCAACGTTGTATTCCCAACATAATCTAATAACTCTACTTAAACTTACGTTTTCTGCTTTATAGACTATTTTCTCGTTCTCGTCAATAATAATAACTGAGTATAGTGGCTGTGACTTAGAGGAAGGGCTTTCCATCGCCTCTATATCAATTCCCATAATCTTCATGATACCCCTCTTACATAATCGAAAATCTTACGGATATCTATATCTATTCCATATTTTCTAAAAAACATTATAAGATTTGATAGATCTTTTTCTAATCTTTCCTCAGATTTTGTTGCTTGTGGCCAATCAATAAGATACGGATTTCCATTTTTGTCTATAAGTACATTATACGGGCTTAGATCTCCATGTGTTATGTTACAAATAGTGTAGGCTATCCTCATGGTTTGTAAAATCTTTTCAAGGATCTCATCTAAGTTTAGATCTAGATTATTAACAGGTACTTTGTAAAGCTCTATTCCATCGATATATTCCATTGCCACTGCGTTATACTCTACTCCTAATGGCTTAGGAACATAGCCCCCTTCATTACTTAAACATGTAAGAGCTTCATACTCCCTTTTAGCATTTTCCACGGTAATTGAAAGCCAACTTTTCTTTTCCAAGCTTTTTCTAAACTTAACTTTCTTATAACTATCCGTACCAACTCGATGAAACTTAACTATTATTTTATTATCATTAAAATCATACCCATAATATACTACGCTTTCTTTTCCAATTCCTACTATCTCTGCTAATCTATTCAAGATTTTATTCACAAATAACAGTTTTATTCCCAAAATATCTAAGCCAGAAAAGGTTAACCTAAAAGATAAGTCTGTTGGATTTTTGAAAATAAGCCTAAGCTCAGATAATTTCATTAAGGATATTTTAAGTTCTTTATCGTCTTTAATATCTAATTTTCTTTTTAAGGAATTAAAACTAACAAATTCGTTTTTATCTCTAAGACTATATATTGTTTTTAACAATATATAATCAAAGGGCCCCACTAGTGATGCTTTCTCCGCCAGTGAAAGTCTCATTCCTATTTTATATTAGTTTTTAACTATTATATGTTATACTTGTCTTAACTATCTTACTCTTACCTGGAATTTTATCTTCAATATCTGTTTTTAATGCATTTAGCCCTTTTATGTCTGGTAAAGCACTACTAAATATTTTTATAATCTTTTGGGCTATTCTCTCTTTATCGTCATCACCTGGAGCTATGATAGCATAGTATTTAGTCTTAGCTGAAACGGTTTCTTCGCTTCCCACTATCACTGATACACTGTTTTCACTTAGTATAAGGCCTATTGCCAATTGTAGTTTAACGTTCTTTACGAAATTCTTTTTTCCATAAATCATGAATGAACCTTTATTCAGATATTCTCCACTTGGTGGCGATTTAGAGACTTGATTACCTAGAACCCAGAATACATCAACAGAGGCTAAACCTACTTTCCATGCTTTTGAGTAACTTGCAGCAATTACTGCTGCATCATAGATATCATCTTCAAGGATTGTATTATTTTCTTGTGCTATGATAATTGTCGCTGGAGCACCTGCGATATCTGCATGGAGAAATATATCCTTATCCCTTAGGTATTTTTTAACTATACTTTCATTTTGACTTGCATCTTTTCCTGCAATTATTAAATATCCGTTTCTTGAAATGCTCCATCTGTATTTTTCATACCATTCCTTTTTCCTTAGTACCAGTTTTATCTCATTTTGTTTTTCTATTTCTTGCTTCTCGATTTTCTCTAATTTTTCTTTTAATTCATCTAAACTTTCAAGAGCCTTTTCAATTTTTCTTTTATATTCCTTAGCTTCGTCAAAAAATCTCATCGCGTTTTTAGTAGCTGAAAGTGAAGTATCTAATTCAATTTCAACTCCATCTAGATTAAGTTTTATCTTTTTACTTTTTGGTTTATTGTCTAATAATAACTGATCTATTTCGTAAGCTTTGGAAAGTATAATATTGCCTAATTGTCTATAACTTTTTTCTTTGTTTTCATATTCTTTTATACTATCCTCTATTTGTTTAATTGTGGTTATCATCTTCTGCTTCTCTTCTGAGATTTTTCTGGAGGATTTTTCAGATAACTCCTTTTGAGATATGGTATAGAAATAATCGTCTATTGCATCATTGAATCTTTGGTATTCCTTGCACCCATCAAGAGGAAAAGGAACTACAGTTGTATCTTCTATAAGACATGGTTTTATTTCTCCATTAATGAGTGAAATCTCCAAGTTTTTTATTTTTTCTCTTATCAAGTTAATATCTGGTGTAGTGCTTTGCAAACTAAGATAGTTTACTACTTCTTGTGGGATTCCTAAGGCTTTTGCTATGCTCCCTTTCTTAATTAACTTTTCTAATTCCTCTTTATTAGGTTCGACCGTAGGTGGAGGTTTATATGTTTCCCCTATTCTTATGAGCCTATCTTTGAATTCTTTATATTCATTTGCAAATAATATTTTATCATTTTTATCTACTATTACCAAAACTCCTCTAGGTAGTAGTTCTACTATTATCTTTTTCTCATCCCTTTTAAGTTCTAGAATTAATATCCTTTCTTGGTTTAATATATGTATATTTGTAATTATATCTCCCCTAATTAATCCTCTTAGTGCAGTTATTTTTGTTGAAGAAATTTTTGGATAATTATATTTCGTTATGTTTATTCTTTTACCTGGCTCTATAATTAATTCTTGGTCTCTTCCACCACAATGTAATTTCAGAATATATGTATCTTCAGTATTTTGTACTAAGAAAACATTATCTATTATACATCCTTCTACCGCTTTTCTATTTTCTGTAATCCATGCTATTAAATCGAAGTACGTCATACTGTTTTTTCTCTGTAATTTTATATTCTGAGAGCTCATTCATTAGACATGTGGAAATAGAAGATAAAATATTAATTATGCGAGGCATTTTAGGAATTGTAGCCGGAGGTATCTCAACAATATTTTATTCATCGATTTATATACTTGCAGTAATAATCTCCTTTTATGTCTTCTCAGCAATGCTTTCACTTTTCTTATTTAGGGAAAAAAGGGCAAGAAATGTCTTTGGCAAAGGTACCGGAATATATCTTTCTTCATGGTTTGTAAGTTTACTATTAATTTACAATCTCGCATTGAGATGAGGATCATGCTAACGCAAAAATTCGTTGTAGATAGTATGCTTGGTAAAATTGCAAGATGGCTAAGAATTATGGGTTATGATACATTATACAGTAATGATCTTGAGGATTGGAAGATTCTGAAGATTGCTGAGACGCAAAAAAGAATTATTGTAACTAGAGATAGAGGTATTTATAACCGTTCTCTCAAAAGGGGATTAAATTGTATTCTACTTTCACCGGATTCCGATATAATACAAGATTTGGCTTTTATTGCATTTAGATCCAAAATTGATTTATCTGTAAATATAAACGCCACTAGATGTCCTCAGTGCAATTCAGTTTTGAGTAAGTTGTCAGAAAGTAGGTGGACGTGCCCTAAATGCAAGAAAGAGTATTGGAAAGGTAGGCATTGGAAAACAATTGAAGAGGTAATAATTAAAGCTAATTCTGAGCTAATAAAATTGGAAGCTAAAAATGATTCAAGGGGATCTAGTACAGATACAAGAGTTAAACAACGAGATAGGACGGTTGCTAATAGAAATAGCTAGAAAAGCCATTAAAGAAGAATTCAAGTTAGACAAGTTAGATTTGAGTAACTATAATAATTCCATTTTAGACAAAAAAGGTCTAGCTTTTGTAACTTTGGAGAAAATTACGTATAACATGAGTTCCTTAAGGGGTTGCATAGGTTATGTTGAAGCAGTTGCTCCTTTAAAGCAGATAGTAGCGTCTGCAGCTAAAGCTGCTGCTTTTTCAGATCCAAGATTTAATCCGCTACAAAAGGATGAATTATCAGAAATTATTATTGAGGTTACAGTGTTAACAAAACCAGAAGAGATAAAGGTAAAAGATAGGTGGGATTTACCTAAGATCATAAAAGTTGGAGAGGATGGTTTAATAGCTGAAAAAGGTATTCTCCATAGTGGCCTTTTACTACCTCAAGTTCCCATGGAATATTGTTGGGATGAAGAAACATTCTTGGCAGAAACTTGTATTAAAGCTTCTTTAGAACCAGATTGTTGGTTAGATAATTCGGTCAGAATTAAAAGATTCCATGGAATAATATTTAGAGAGACTAGACCAGATGGAAGTGATATTATAGTAGTAAAACCAAGTGATATTAAATGTAAATTAAACGAATTATTAAATAATTTTTGAGGATATTATAAGCTAAGAAGAGGAACTTCGATTATGACTTATACAATAATCCTCGGAAATAAAACTCTTTCTTCTTGAATAAATACTTAAAAAATATAATAATTATAAAGTAGGACCAACGAGATTTAGATAAAAAGCTCAGAAATACTTTTTTATGCCAGTAGTGAGATGTTGTATATACGGTGTTAAAGAATGGAACAAGAATATGCCGAACTATTTAGTGATGAAGTTAAAAACGCATTACAAGACGCATTAAAAGATATGAGAAATCCCGTAGATGTTTATGTATTCGTAGACAGTGAAGACTCCAATTGTCAATATTGTAGTGTCACTACTAAATTTCTGGAATTTATAGCTAGTGCAGCACCAAAAGATGGTAATGGTAGTTTATTAAAGGTTCATATAGTGGATAGAGCAAATCAAAATGACAGAAAGATTTTCGAAGAGTTCAATGTGGAGAGAGTTCCTACTGTGGCATTTTATAATGGATATATTAGATGGACAGGAGCTCCGTTAGGTGAGGAAATAAGAGCATTAGTTGAGACTATAGTAAGGCTTTCACAAGGCGAGAGCGGTTTAAGTCAAGAAACTGTAGAAGCTATAAAATCTAAACTGAACGGTAAAGTAAAGATAGAAACTGTTGTCACACCATCTTGTCCATATTGTCCATATGCAGCGTTAATGGCACACATGGTTGCTTTTGAGGCTTGCAGAGCAGGGAAGTGTAATGTTGTATCTGATGTAGTAGAAGCTTATGAAAATCAAGATATTGCTGAGAAATATCAAGTAATGTCAGTACCATCTATAGCTATAAATGAATCTGTAGAATTTATAGGAGTACCATACGAAGAGAACTTTATCAATGCAATTTTAGAAAAGCAAAAGATAAGCTAAAAACTCTTTTATCACAGTATCTATTAAATAGTATAGTAGAGAGTAATGAGGATAATTTCAATAAAGCTAACAGAGGAGGAGTATAAGGAGTTAGAAGAACGAGCTAGAAAAGAAGGTTTCGTTTTATTAAGCGATTTCGTTAAATCACTTATTTTCTCTACTTCATCTTATTCTCATGGTTCTCAAGTAGATAATGCGCAAGTTGTATCAAGAATAGAAAAAAAGATGCAAGACATGATCAATCCTTTTACTTCTCAGATTGATGAACTTAAGCAAAAAATAGCAATATTAACGGAAAGAATAGAGATATTAGAGGAAAAATTAGGTGAAAGTAAGGACACTACGAAAGATATGAATAAAAAACCAAAAAAGAGTTTTGAATCTAAATCTCTTAACATAAAATCTGAACCTCAGCATAAGAAGACTGCAATAGATATACTAAGAGACCAAGGTGTGATATATGAATCTGAATTAAAGTTAAATAACCCAGATGCATTTTTTGATAAATTAGAAACTCAAGGAGCAATAGTAATAACAACTGACCCAGAGAGGATAGCTATAGATTCTAATTTCTATGAGGAATTTAAGAAGAAAATAGCTAGCATTTCTACTTCAGATGAGATAGAAGTTCAAAAATATTTGACAAAACAAGAATACAAGTTGTTCCAAAAACTTAGACAATATAGTGTTATATACTTTGATGCTGATAGTAAAAGCTGGAAATTTGTGAGTTAAATCTAGGTAATGTAACTCCTTTTTGTCCTTGATATTTTCCTTGATATGGGTATTCCACTGGCGTAAGCGTTCTGGCAAAGATCAGGTGGATAAATCTTGTACTTCTCTTTAATTTTACAGGAAAAGACGAGCCTACAACTTCTATTGTAACTTGTCCTTTAAATCCTGCATCAACTATTGTAGGTGGGATAAATAGACCTAATCTAGCGAACGTTGACCTCAGATTTACGAAAGCCATAACATCATTATTCAACTCTATATACTCTTCAGTTGTTAAAAGCACATGTTCGTAGGGCTGGATTATAAATTCCTCTCCTTTCTCCGTTTGGAAGAATGAAGGATCGGGATTATCTGGATCAAACACTTTATCAGTTTTTTTGAATCTAGCTATTTCATTACCTACTCTTAGGTCAACTCCGTTTTCCCTTACTGTATCCTCCCTTAAGGGCTGGATTTTTATCCAGCTTTTCTCTAAATAATACTTCAAATCCCTATCAGATAGAATCATATTAAAAATATTGTAGTTATAAAGGGTTAAAAACCAGTACCTTCCTATATTCATATTGCATAGGTGTTCAGAGTAACTCTGACTCTTCATCTGAATTCGGTAATTGCCGAGTATTCATCATCCATGAAATGATTATAAATAACTGCAGATAATATAAATTAATCTATGGAGTTTAAAGTTATTGCCGAATACTTTGATAAATTAGAGAAGATATCTTCAAGGCTCCAGCTTACAGCTTTACTGGCTGATCTTTTAAGCAAAAGCGATAAGGCAATTATAGATAAGGTAGTTTATATTATACAAGGCAAATTATGGCCCGATTTTCTAGGTTATCCAGAGCTTGGAATTGGAGAGAAATTCTTAATAAAAGCAATTAGTATAGCTACGAACACAGATGAAAATTCAGTAGAAAATCTCTATAAGTCAACAGGTGATCTTGGAGAAGTAGCTCGAAGGTTGAAAAGTAAGCAGCAAAGTACAGGAATTTTAGGTTTTTTGGGTACTTCAAGTAAAGAGAGCTTAACAGTGGATGAAGTTTACTCTACGTTATCTAAGGTGGCATTAACTACGGGAGAGGGTAGTAGAGATTTAAAGATAAGATTACTGGCAGGATTGTTAAAAAAGGCAGATCCGTTAGAGGCCAAGTTCCTAGTTAGATTTGTTGAAGGTCGACTTAGAGTTGGTATAGGAGATGCGACAGTTTTAGATGCTATGGCAATAGCTTTTGGCGGGGGGCAATCAGCATCAGAAATAGTTGAAAGAGCTTATAATCTTAGGGCGGATCTAGGAAACATTGCAAAAATTATAGTAGAGAAGGGAATTGAAGCCTTAAAGACTCTAAAACCTGAAGTTGGAATACCAATTAGACCGATGCTAGCTGAAAGGTTATCAAACCCTGAAGAAATATTAAAGAAAGTAGGTGGAAGTGCACTAGTCGATTATAAATACGATGGAGAGAGGGCCCAAATACACAAAAAAAGTGACAAAATTTTTATATTTTCGCGAAGATTAGAGAACATTACTTCTCAGTATCCAGATGTAGTAGAGTATATTAGTAAATACGTTGAAGGCAAAGAGTTCATTATAGAAGGAGAAATAGTGGCTGTAGATCCAGAAAGCGGTGAGATGAGAGCATTTCAGGAGTTAATGCACAGAAAGAGGAAGTCAGATATTTACGAAGCAATTAAAGAGTACCCAGTAAACGTATTTCTCTTTGATTTAATGTATTATGAAGATGTGGATTATACTACAAAGCCATTAGAAGTTAGGAGAAAATTGTTAGAAAGTATTGTAAAACCAAACGACTATGTAAAAATAGCTCATCATATTCAAGTTAATAATGTAGAGGATCTTAAATCGTTCTTCTATCGAGCAATATCTGAGGGTGGAGAGGGAGTAATGGTGAAGGCAATTGGAAAAGATGCAATATATCAAGCCGGTGCTAGGGGTTGGTTATGGATAAAGCTTAAACGTGATTATCAAAGCGAGATGGCTGATACAGTAGACTTAGTAGTTGTTGGTGGTTTCTATGGGAAGGGTAAAAGAGGCGGCAAGATAAGCTCACTATTAATGGCCGCATACAATCCTAAGACTGATACTTTCGAATCTGTTTGCAAGGTGGCTAGTGGCTTCTCAGATGAGCAACTTGATGAGTTACAGAAGAAGTTAATGGAAATAAAGAGGGATATAAAACATCCTAGAGTTAATTCTAAGATGGAACCAGATATATGGATAGAGCCAGTTTATGTAGCGGAAATAATTGGAGCGGAGATAACAATATCTCCTTTACATACTTGTTGTCAAGACGTCGTAGAGAAGGATGCTGGTTTATCTATAAGATTTCCTCGATTTATAAGATGGAGAGACGATAAAAGTCCAGAAGATGCTACAACCACTGATGAGATACTTGAAATGTACAACAAGCAGCCTAAGAAGAAGATCGAATCACCACTTGTAGACGAGAGCGTTTAAAATATATCGGGGCTCTACATATGGTATTAATGTGCAGAATCTTGTAAAGATACTTCCTAATGGGGCTATTTTAATCGGTGAAAAATTTACTATTGATGGACATTATGAACGTCCATTCAGGGTTGTGACGCATTTTCATGCTGATCATATAATGGGTCTTGAGAAAAGTATTTCCATCTGTGATGGTATAATTGCAACACCCATTACGTTAGATATATTAAATCTAGATTATGCCATACCACCAAGAAAGGCGTTTGGTTTAAATTACGATATAAAAATGACTTTTGATGACGAGACTATTGTACTAAAGAAGTCAGATCATGTAATAGGTTCTGCGCAAGTTCTTATTACACTTAAAAACGGTTTAGAAATAGGGTATACTGGTGATTTTAAGAATCCAGATAAAGGTACTCCTATACTCCATCCAGATATTTTAATAATTGAAGCTACATATGGCAAACCGGATTTCAGAAGGCCATTTAAAGATGATGTGGAGAGTCTATTTGCAGATTACGTTAGAGACGCGCTTATGAATGGTCCAGTGAGAATCTACGGTTATCATGGGAAATTACAAGAGATAATGCTTAGCTTGAGAAAAATGGGTATTGACGCTCCTTTTATAGTAGGTGGCAAAATTTCCAAGATGACCAATATTGCAATAAAGTACGGCTATAACATAAGCCAAGTTTTTGATGAGAGTCAAAGTGAGGCTAGAGAAATAATGCGTGATGACTGGTATATTTCTTTTTCTCATTATAATGAATTCAAACGAAGAAATGGTAAATATTTTAATTTCTTGTTAAGTGGGTGGGAATTTAAGGATGTGGTGAAAAAGATTGATGAAAAGTCGTATACAGTATCCTTTAGCGACCATGCTGATTTCGACGATCTCATATATT includes:
- a CDS encoding ArsR/SmtB family transcription factor; translation: MELVIDDPEKIYEISKALSTMTRINILQLVSIMPMSISELTEKLNMSKGNISSHISELENLGLVEVEYQNGIKGIKKIIKAKYDKIIIVLKSSNSPNEA
- a CDS encoding methionine adenosyltransferase produces the protein MRNINVQLNPLSDIEKLQVELVERKGLGHPDYIADAVAEEASRKLSLYYLKRYGVILHHNLDKTLVVGGQATPRFKGGDVIQPIYIIVAGRATTEVKTESGIEQIPVGTIIIESVKEWIRNNFRYLDAEKHLIVDYKIGKGSTDLVGIFEAGKRVPLSNDTSFGVGFAPFTKLEKLVYETERHLNSKQFKAKLPEVGEDIKVMGLRRGNEVDLTIAMATISELIEDVNHYINVKEQVKNEILDLASKIAPDYDVRIYVNTGDKIDKNILYLTVTGTSAEHGDDGMTGRGNRGVGLITPMRPMSLEATAGKNPVNHVGKLYNVLANLIANKIAQEVKDVKFSQVQVLGQIGRPIDDPLIANVDVITYDGKLNDETKNEISGIVDEMLSSFNKLTELILEGKATLF
- a CDS encoding serine/threonine-protein kinase RIO2, giving the protein MRLSLAEKASLVGPFDYILLKTIYSLRDKNEFVSFNSLKRKLDIKDDKELKISLMKLSELRLIFKNPTDLSFRLTFSGLDILGIKLLFVNKILNRLAEIVGIGKESVVYYGYDFNDNKIIVKFHRVGTDSYKKVKFRKSLEKKSWLSITVENAKREYEALTCLSNEGGYVPKPLGVEYNAVAMEYIDGIELYKVPVNNLDLNLDEILEKILQTMRIAYTICNITHGDLSPYNVLIDKNGNPYLIDWPQATKSEERLEKDLSNLIMFFRKYGIDIDIRKIFDYVRGVS
- a CDS encoding DUF460 domain-containing protein, coding for MKIMGIDIEAMESPSSKSQPLYSVIIIDENEKIVYKAENVSLSRVIRLCWEYNVDILATDNIYELGESDKEIINIVKLLPQNTNIVQVTYHNGEFKQIKELAREIGYEVQGKLSPQKTAYLDALLVLKGYGTSIKIEEKRTKIVVSRGRALGPGGMSQNRYKRYIRGTLLRVAKEIKEKLDMKGFDYDMIVRRSRAGIEGAVFIVYTPRERLYGIIRKMKGHDVVVDIKPIYKNKIEFKDKRTERRLIVGIDPGTEVGLSIIDIYGRPILLISRRNIDRDEIVSLISKEGKAIIVATDVNPLPDTVKKIASKFNAKIFIPEKSLSIDEKQRLIDEYSKLHKLKIDNPHIRDSLAAALKAYNEIESKLRQIESFISRLDIDVIDENRIYDCVIFGTTVSECVEKEIEKIIRKDDNNKIEEKQKEKDTTQNVNKLTKLEEENKRLKSELMHYKRIIYNLINERDSLIRKIDDIKLHINKEVERDRKIYELNLNLQNAYKVINELENKLRYDEKQIEKLKEVLYNLLNGKVIVVKRNSKVNGITFDGNNIYIGEEKVNNEIAEYVDKEIIILDKQVLNDLEVLRKELQIERSKDIDIKRIIDEYRNKRLKESSFSF
- a CDS encoding CTP synthase codes for the protein MSNKYIIVTGGVLSSVGKGTLVASIGMLLKRRGYNVTAVKVDPYINVDAGTMNPYMHGEVFVTEDGAETDLDLGHYERFMDINMTKYNNITAGKVYFEVIKKEREGKYLGQTVQIIPHVTDQIKDMIRYASKINNAEITLVEIGGTVGDIESLPFLEAARQLKLEEGEDNVVFVHIALVEYLSVTGELKTKPLQHSVQELRRIGIQPDFIVGRATLALDDETRRKIALFTNVKVDHIVSSYDVETSYEVPIILENQKLVSKILTRLKLEDRQVDLTDWISFVNNIKGINSKKTINIALVGKYTKLKDSYISIKEAIYHASAYLGVRPNLIWIESTDLEKDSKNLDEVLGNVNGIIVLPGFGSRGAEGKIKAIKYARERNIPFLGICFGFQLSIVEFARDVLGLSDANSTEINPNTKDPVITLLDEQKNVTQLGGTMRLGAQKIIIKEGTIAYQLYGKKVVYERHRHRYEVNPKYVDLLEDAGLVVSGISENGLVEIIELPSNKFFVATQAHPEFKSRPTNPSPIYLGFIRAVATL
- a CDS encoding U6 snRNA-associated Sm-like protein LSm6, yielding MQAKVENPLKSLRTAINRIVLVKLKDGSEYIGKLEQTDGTMNLVLRDCTEIREGTSEPVAKYGRVLIRGSNILFISVDYETVMNSEK